From the genome of Ornithobacterium rhinotracheale, one region includes:
- a CDS encoding polyprenol monophosphomannose synthase: MKKLVIIPTYNEKENIEKIIRATLALPQDFDILVVDDSSPDGTVEIVKELITLFPERIFLEVRQIKDGLGRAYVHGFKWALAHGYDYIFEMDADFSHNPNDLPKLLKACQEGADMAVGSRYSQGVNVVNWPMHRVLLSYFASKYVRLITQLPLHDTTAGFVCYTRKALESLDLNQIEFKGYGFQIEMKYKIWKKGLKIVEVPIIFTDRTLGESKISNSIIKEGFLGVIKLKYKSLIGKL, encoded by the coding sequence ATAAAAAAATTAGTCATCATACCAACCTACAACGAGAAGGAAAATATAGAGAAAATCATACGAGCCACCCTCGCCCTGCCGCAAGATTTTGACATCTTGGTGGTAGACGATTCCTCGCCAGATGGCACCGTGGAGATTGTAAAAGAGCTCATCACGCTCTTCCCTGAGCGCATCTTCCTAGAAGTGAGGCAAATCAAAGATGGCCTCGGGCGTGCCTATGTTCACGGGTTTAAATGGGCGCTTGCTCACGGCTACGACTATATTTTTGAAATGGACGCCGATTTCTCTCACAACCCCAACGACTTGCCTAAACTATTAAAAGCCTGCCAAGAGGGCGCAGATATGGCCGTGGGCTCGCGCTACTCGCAGGGTGTGAATGTGGTAAACTGGCCTATGCACCGCGTACTGCTCTCATACTTCGCCTCCAAATATGTGCGCCTAATCACCCAGCTCCCCCTGCACGACACCACAGCGGGCTTCGTGTGCTATACCCGAAAAGCCCTTGAAAGCCTTGATTTAAACCAAATCGAGTTTAAAGGCTACGGCTTCCAAATTGAAATGAAATATAAAATCTGGAAAAAAGGCTTAAAAATCGTGGAAGTACCCATCATTTTTACCGACCGCACGCTGGGCGAATCCAAAATCAGCAACTCCATCATTAAGGAAGGATTCCTTGGGGTAATTAAGCTAAAATATAAATCTTTAATCGGGAAACTCTAA
- a CDS encoding DUF4296 domain-containing protein, with protein sequence MIKKLLLSIFAISLLACNQGVEKPDNLIDRETFKRALTQMYLYKQAPNLSVSREIDFNAISAAILDKYHLSAEDFRKSLEYYMASPELYKDILQEIQDSIRNNIDRSTEEKPSMNIEQMKKMEQKITIPNQ encoded by the coding sequence ATGATTAAAAAACTCCTGCTTAGCATTTTTGCCATCAGCCTTTTAGCCTGCAATCAAGGGGTTGAAAAACCTGATAACTTGATAGATAGAGAAACCTTTAAACGCGCACTCACGCAAATGTACCTCTACAAGCAAGCGCCCAACCTCTCCGTATCGCGCGAAATAGATTTTAACGCCATCAGTGCGGCCATTTTGGACAAATACCACCTCTCTGCCGAAGATTTTAGAAAATCTCTGGAATATTATATGGCCTCCCCTGAGCTGTACAAGGATATTTTGCAAGAAATCCAGGATTCCATACGCAATAATATAGACCGCTCCACAGAAGAAAAACCCTCTATGAACATAGAGCAAATGAAAAAAATGGAACAAAAAATCACTATTCCTAACCAATGA
- a CDS encoding prephenate dehydrogenase, with amino-acid sequence MKLAIIGVGLIGGSLALKSKKLNLFSEIIGIDANPNHLRQAISLGIIDRQADLKEGIQQADAVMIAVPVEATISLLPQVLDYVEAQCVFDVASTKESIIRSVENHPKRQNYVATHPMWGTENSGPQAATENAFEGRSLVLCDTENSAPDKVDFIKNLYQALGMHLIYMNAKEHDVHTAYVSHISHVTSYALANTVLEKEKQEETIFQLASSGFSSTVRLAKSHAAMWLPIFKHNRENLLDVLDEHISQLEQFRKDLILENYDKVEDFILNANRIRGVLEEKKPKN; translated from the coding sequence ATGAAATTAGCCATCATCGGCGTGGGGCTCATCGGGGGCTCTCTCGCTCTAAAAAGTAAAAAATTAAATCTCTTTTCAGAAATAATCGGCATCGATGCCAATCCCAATCACCTGCGCCAAGCCATTTCGCTAGGCATCATCGACCGCCAAGCGGATTTAAAAGAAGGCATTCAGCAAGCCGATGCCGTGATGATTGCCGTGCCAGTAGAAGCCACAATAAGCCTGCTGCCACAGGTCTTAGATTATGTGGAGGCGCAGTGCGTGTTTGATGTAGCCTCTACCAAGGAAAGCATCATTCGCAGTGTGGAAAATCACCCAAAACGCCAAAACTATGTCGCCACTCACCCTATGTGGGGTACCGAAAATAGTGGCCCCCAAGCTGCTACCGAAAACGCCTTTGAAGGGCGCTCTCTTGTGCTGTGCGACACGGAAAACTCCGCCCCAGATAAAGTGGACTTTATCAAAAACTTATACCAAGCGCTGGGTATGCACCTTATTTATATGAACGCCAAGGAACACGATGTGCATACGGCCTATGTAAGCCACATTTCGCATGTAACATCGTATGCTTTAGCCAATACCGTTTTAGAAAAAGAAAAACAGGAAGAAACCATCTTCCAGCTTGCCAGCTCGGGCTTTTCAAGCACTGTACGCTTAGCCAAATCGCACGCAGCTATGTGGCTCCCCATCTTTAAACATAATAGAGAAAACCTCCTCGATGTGCTAGATGAACACATAAGCCAGCTGGAACAATTTAGAAAAGACCTGATTCTTGAAAATTACGACAAAGTAGAAGATTTTATCCTAAATGCCAATCGCATACGCGGCGTACTGGAAGAAAAAAAACCGAAAAACTAA
- a CDS encoding mevalonate kinase, protein MNYPSFFAKILLFGEYGIIENAKGLTIPYNFYKGTLKFTDPSLENKSRENLKKYVQYLNQNMPQQFDVERLNSDLSKGMFFDSNIPQGYGVGSSGALVAAIYDEYAVEKLAKNQLSKKEISELKKTFAQMESYFHGKSSGIDPLICYMNIPLLIHSKEEIDTIGIPQNASGKGAVFLINSGAPGETEPMVQIFFQKLKQEGFRKTLRKEFTKYNDACIDALIKGKKEPLFRNLKSLSTWAFIHFKPMIPKKLISAWERGIKTNDYYLKLCGSGGGGYVLGFAEDFEKAQKALSDFQLEPVYRF, encoded by the coding sequence ATGAATTATCCCTCTTTTTTCGCTAAAATTTTACTCTTTGGAGAATATGGCATCATCGAAAATGCCAAAGGGCTCACGATTCCCTACAATTTCTACAAAGGAACTTTAAAATTTACCGACCCCTCGCTTGAAAATAAATCTCGCGAAAATCTCAAAAAATATGTGCAGTACTTAAACCAAAATATGCCTCAGCAATTTGATGTGGAGCGGCTTAATTCCGATTTAAGCAAAGGTATGTTCTTCGATTCAAACATTCCACAAGGCTACGGTGTGGGTAGCTCGGGCGCACTCGTCGCAGCAATTTACGACGAATACGCAGTGGAAAAATTAGCCAAAAATCAATTATCTAAAAAAGAAATTTCTGAGCTTAAAAAGACTTTTGCCCAAATGGAATCCTATTTTCACGGCAAAAGCTCAGGCATAGACCCGCTGATTTGCTATATGAACATTCCGCTCCTAATCCACTCCAAGGAGGAGATTGATACCATCGGGATTCCGCAAAATGCCAGTGGCAAGGGGGCTGTATTCCTAATTAATTCTGGCGCCCCTGGAGAAACGGAGCCTATGGTGCAAATCTTTTTTCAAAAATTAAAGCAAGAGGGATTTAGGAAAACGCTGAGAAAAGAATTTACTAAGTATAATGATGCCTGCATTGATGCACTCATTAAGGGAAAAAAAGAGCCCCTCTTCCGAAACTTAAAGAGCCTTTCTACTTGGGCATTTATTCATTTTAAGCCGATGATTCCCAAAAAATTAATCAGCGCTTGGGAGAGAGGAATTAAGACAAATGATTACTACCTAAAACTCTGCGGAAGCGGCGGTGGCGGCTATGTTTTAGGCTTTGCAGAGGACTTTGAAAAAGCGCAAAAAGCCCTCTCAGATTTTCAGCTGGAACCCGTGTACCGTTTCTAA
- a CDS encoding geranylgeranylglycerol-phosphate geranylgeranyltransferase: MKVPQGDSYVMKLLALFAVIRGYNVAILVLAMYFAAFFIFAKDGSFSQFFKNIALHCIIISTALTVSAGYIINNFYDLGKDQIARPIMAYLAKFVSQNFKLVIYLWLNFIALIFAFLASWRVAIFIAAFQFLTWLYSHKLNKILFINNVFATILALFPFLALFLYFNNYSSVIFVHGAFLGLNLLTLDLEKDFLTQRADSIYEYQTLPIVLGTRKAKLILNLLLLLTAVVAFLLAHFDSVGNMSYYFYIAGVVFFALPHFILKAKSKKEWHLLHFVLKILLWIGVLSLAWIKINPLDLQKFI, translated from the coding sequence ATGAAAGTGCCCCAAGGTGATAGCTATGTGATGAAACTTTTGGCGCTCTTTGCCGTGATTCGTGGCTACAATGTTGCCATCTTAGTTTTGGCGATGTACTTTGCTGCATTTTTCATCTTTGCTAAGGACGGCTCATTCAGTCAGTTTTTTAAAAACATAGCACTCCACTGCATCATCATTTCCACAGCGCTCACTGTTTCGGCGGGCTATATTATCAATAATTTTTATGATTTAGGCAAAGACCAAATCGCGCGCCCCATTATGGCCTATCTCGCCAAATTTGTGAGCCAAAACTTTAAGCTAGTCATTTATTTATGGCTCAACTTCATTGCACTCATCTTTGCATTTTTAGCCTCGTGGCGTGTAGCCATATTCATCGCAGCATTTCAGTTTTTAACTTGGCTTTATAGCCATAAGCTAAACAAAATACTATTTATCAACAATGTATTTGCCACCATTTTAGCCCTATTTCCATTCTTGGCGCTATTCTTATACTTTAATAATTACAGCAGCGTGATTTTTGTACACGGCGCATTTCTAGGGCTAAACCTATTGACGCTCGACCTCGAAAAAGATTTCCTCACCCAGCGCGCCGATAGCATTTACGAATACCAAACCCTCCCCATTGTACTCGGCACGCGCAAAGCTAAATTAATCCTGAATTTATTGCTTTTGCTCACTGCCGTTGTAGCATTTCTTTTAGCACATTTTGATAGCGTGGGCAATATGTCTTATTATTTTTACATCGCAGGGGTGGTTTTCTTTGCTTTGCCCCACTTCATTTTAAAAGCTAAAAGCAAGAAAGAATGGCACTTATTGCATTTTGTTTTAAAAATTCTTTTATGGATTGGGGTGCTAAGTTTGGCGTGGATAAAAATAAATCCCTTAGATTTGCAGAAATTTATTTAA
- a CDS encoding pseudouridine synthase, producing the protein MNTNRRGGNRRGGTPRNTQSERRKSANNFKPNRRNENAEARAPFKRDDNARGDFKRKPSFGSNKKFGNKPFRKRFSPKKAEEEPKDTRLRLNKFIAKSGLCSRREADEHIKNGMVEVNGKMVTEMGYKVEPTDEVRFDGKILTPEDKIYILLNKPKGFITTTNDERDRRTVMDLVKNATPTRVFPVGRLDRQTTGVLLFTNDGDLTKKLTHPSHNVRKIYHVVLDRPLHGDDMERVRKGIPMTEGIARVDKISYIEGKPHTEVGVEIHIGWNRVVRRIFERMGYKIVSLDRVSFAGLTKKNVKRGSWRILEKQEIDFLKMV; encoded by the coding sequence ATGAATACAAACAGAAGAGGTGGAAACCGCAGAGGTGGCACGCCCAGAAACACCCAATCTGAGAGAAGAAAATCAGCAAACAACTTTAAGCCAAACAGAAGAAATGAAAACGCCGAAGCTCGCGCACCCTTTAAAAGAGACGACAACGCGCGCGGAGACTTTAAACGAAAACCCAGCTTTGGCAGCAATAAGAAATTTGGAAACAAGCCTTTTAGAAAAAGATTTTCCCCTAAAAAAGCCGAAGAAGAACCAAAAGACACCCGCCTAAGACTAAACAAATTCATCGCCAAATCAGGGCTATGCAGCCGCCGCGAAGCCGATGAACACATCAAAAACGGAATGGTAGAAGTAAACGGCAAAATGGTAACCGAAATGGGCTACAAAGTAGAACCCACCGATGAAGTGCGATTTGATGGCAAAATCCTAACCCCAGAGGATAAAATCTACATTCTACTCAATAAGCCAAAAGGCTTCATCACCACAACCAATGATGAGCGCGACCGCCGAACTGTAATGGATTTAGTCAAAAACGCAACGCCTACACGCGTGTTTCCTGTGGGGCGCCTTGACCGACAAACCACTGGGGTTTTACTATTTACCAATGATGGCGATTTAACCAAAAAATTAACCCACCCAAGCCACAATGTGCGCAAAATCTACCACGTAGTGCTAGACCGCCCCCTACACGGCGACGATATGGAGCGCGTACGCAAAGGCATCCCAATGACGGAGGGCATTGCACGCGTGGACAAAATCTCCTACATCGAGGGCAAACCCCACACCGAGGTGGGCGTAGAAATCCACATTGGGTGGAACCGCGTAGTGCGTAGAATCTTTGAACGAATGGGCTACAAAATCGTTTCGCTAGACCGCGTTTCCTTTGCAGGGCTTACCAAGAAAAATGTAAAAAGAGGCTCTTGGCGAATCCTTGAAAAACAAGAAATTGATTTCCTAAAAATGGTTTAA
- a CDS encoding DUF6078 family protein, giving the protein MENHLTLSPEQIPASYTRCFQQECPKASHCLRFLAGKQIPNAQLSGQAVYPTARQGDTCKMFRQVRIIRAAYGFKSLFAEVKRKDSTDLRRSIIAYLGGESAYYRYHRGDRWLTPEQQEWIFEHLRKQGYTEQLQFDVYQEMYDFSKG; this is encoded by the coding sequence ATGGAAAATCACTTAACCCTATCCCCCGAGCAAATTCCTGCCTCTTATACCCGCTGCTTTCAGCAAGAATGCCCCAAGGCGAGCCACTGCCTGCGCTTCTTGGCAGGCAAGCAAATCCCCAATGCGCAGCTCTCGGGTCAAGCCGTATACCCCACCGCGCGCCAAGGCGATACTTGCAAAATGTTTCGGCAAGTGCGTATCATTCGCGCCGCCTATGGCTTTAAGAGCCTCTTTGCCGAAGTCAAGCGGAAAGACAGCACGGATTTGCGTCGCAGTATCATAGCCTATCTAGGAGGTGAGTCTGCCTACTATCGCTATCATCGTGGCGATCGCTGGCTTACTCCTGAGCAGCAGGAGTGGATTTTTGAGCATCTTCGCAAACAGGGCTACACTGAGCAGTTGCAATTTGATGTCTATCAAGAAATGTATGATTTTAGTAAAGGATAA
- a CDS encoding superoxide dismutase, giving the protein MSFKLPNLPYAFDALEPYIDAQTMEIHHDKHHAAYTNNLNAAIEDTPLAEKSIEEILVEGFETPAVRNNGGGYYNHSLFWQVLSPNGGGEPKGDLAEAIKKKFGSFEQFKEAFSNKAKTQFGSGWAWLCVYKGGEVDVCATANQDNPLMPNGCGGTPILGLDVWEHAYYLKYQNKRPDYVAAFWNVVNWEKVEELYAKNK; this is encoded by the coding sequence ATGTCTTTTAAATTACCAAATTTACCCTATGCCTTTGATGCATTAGAGCCATATATTGATGCCCAAACGATGGAAATACACCACGACAAGCATCACGCCGCTTACACCAATAACTTGAATGCCGCCATTGAAGACACCCCCCTTGCAGAAAAAAGCATTGAGGAAATCCTTGTGGAGGGCTTTGAAACGCCAGCCGTGAGAAACAATGGCGGAGGCTATTACAATCACTCACTTTTTTGGCAAGTACTTTCGCCTAATGGAGGCGGCGAGCCTAAGGGTGATTTGGCGGAGGCTATCAAGAAAAAGTTTGGCTCATTTGAGCAATTTAAAGAAGCTTTTTCTAATAAAGCAAAAACGCAATTTGGCTCTGGCTGGGCTTGGCTCTGCGTGTACAAGGGCGGCGAGGTTGATGTGTGTGCCACAGCAAATCAAGACAACCCGCTTATGCCAAACGGCTGCGGAGGTACGCCTATCTTAGGGCTTGATGTTTGGGAACACGCCTACTACTTAAAATACCAAAACAAGCGCCCAGATTATGTAGCAGCATTCTGGAATGTAGTAAACTGGGAGAAAGTAGAAGAATTATATGCTAAAAATAAATAA
- a CDS encoding HAMP domain-containing sensor histidine kinase, with translation MKPFKKFQNIVLNSPVLNKWAVLFVLLGILITTVYISKTIVDQLRSEEEHKVETIVAALELQSSDRETSPKARDLALRILAENNAIPLILIDEDNVFSYQKNLDHIEKRLETDSLFLKNYIEKLRSYHEPIKVDLPFGTQNIYYQSSTLLKKLQYYPLILIIVLIIFAALVIWYFRIVDASLQNFLWAGMAKETAHQIGTPLSSLLGWVEILKYESVDKDILHEIESDVRRLNQIADRFSKIGSAPELQKTNVTKVAKDSYEYLKKRISDKVSFSFYSQEEALYSNASPELLSWVFENIMRNAVDAMQNRGEISFKILKKEKKIIILIKDTGPGIDSNKVGKIFDVGYTTKKRGWGIGLSLAKRIVEEFHNGSIYVDFSDKDNGTQFCVELEEWTKD, from the coding sequence GTGAAACCCTTTAAGAAGTTCCAAAATATAGTGCTAAACTCCCCCGTGCTTAATAAATGGGCGGTGCTTTTTGTGCTGTTAGGAATTTTAATTACCACTGTGTACATCTCTAAAACCATTGTAGACCAACTCCGTAGCGAGGAAGAACACAAGGTGGAAACCATCGTAGCGGCGCTAGAACTACAAAGCTCCGACCGAGAGACCTCCCCCAAGGCGCGGGATTTAGCCCTGAGAATTCTAGCTGAAAACAATGCAATCCCTCTGATTTTAATTGATGAAGACAATGTCTTCTCTTACCAAAAAAACTTAGACCATATCGAAAAACGCCTAGAAACGGATAGCCTTTTCCTAAAAAATTATATCGAAAAACTGCGCTCCTACCACGAGCCTATTAAGGTAGATTTGCCCTTTGGTACACAAAACATTTATTACCAAAGCTCCACCTTGCTCAAAAAACTGCAATACTACCCCTTGATTCTCATCATTGTTTTAATCATCTTTGCGGCACTCGTGATTTGGTATTTCAGAATCGTAGACGCCTCCCTGCAAAACTTCCTATGGGCGGGTATGGCAAAGGAAACGGCACACCAAATCGGTACCCCTCTAAGCTCGCTGCTCGGCTGGGTGGAGATTCTGAAATATGAATCGGTGGATAAGGATATTTTACACGAAATAGAGTCTGATGTGAGGCGCCTTAACCAAATTGCCGATAGATTCTCTAAAATTGGCTCCGCGCCCGAACTCCAAAAAACCAATGTTACAAAAGTGGCAAAGGATTCGTATGAATATTTAAAGAAACGAATCAGCGACAAGGTGAGCTTTTCATTTTATAGCCAAGAGGAGGCTCTCTACTCAAATGCCAGCCCTGAGCTGCTAAGTTGGGTCTTTGAAAACATTATGCGAAACGCCGTAGATGCTATGCAAAACCGTGGCGAAATTTCATTTAAAATTCTAAAAAAAGAGAAGAAAATCATCATTCTAATCAAAGATACAGGGCCTGGAATTGATTCAAACAAAGTAGGGAAAATCTTTGATGTAGGCTATACTACCAAAAAGCGCGGCTGGGGAATTGGGCTCTCGCTAGCAAAACGCATCGTGGAGGAGTTCCACAATGGGAGCATTTATGTGGACTTCTCTGATAAGGATAACGGAACTCAGTTTTGCGTGGAGCTGGAAGAGTGGACAAAAGATTAA
- a CDS encoding aminopeptidase P family protein yields MTAKEKVSALRKAMQRNDIAAFIIFSADPHMSEYMPAHWQERAWLSGFTGSAGFVVVTKDKAGLWTDSRYFVQAPMELEGSGIELFKEGVEGTPDYIDWLIEQVPQGGKVGVNALATSHANWEKLEQKLNDKGIQLIHIPLIDEIWENREIQKSEAIFVHPLQYAGESVQEKLNRIKEKMHQKGADTHIVTALDDVAWTTNLRGSDVAFNPVFLGYLCIEADKTTLFVAPEKVTEEVRNHLQQAPVQIKDYDAFLPYLENLKGKNILLAPNANQLIFSTLSADNNIIVAPAPGNLFKAIKNEAELEGFRKVMLRDGISLVKFFYWLKNAAGKEDLNEYSIGEKLREFRAQGEAFVGESFGSIVGYQGNGAVVHYSATKDKAKKVRNEGTILIDSGGQYREGTTDITRTLSLGEPSAEFKKDWTLVLKGMINLSSARFPKGTCGVHLDALARLPLWMNNRDFGHGTGHGVGSFMNVHEGPQNIRKDLNHTQLVPGMVVSNEPGLYRENQYGIRIENLIAVTKHATSEFGEFYNFETLTLCPLFLDCLAEELLTPEERAWINDYHARVEQALAPHLEGAEREFLHHECRAI; encoded by the coding sequence ATGACAGCAAAAGAAAAAGTTTCCGCCCTGCGCAAAGCTATGCAGCGCAATGATATAGCCGCATTCATCATCTTCAGCGCAGACCCTCATATGAGCGAATATATGCCCGCCCATTGGCAGGAGCGCGCGTGGCTCTCAGGATTCACAGGCTCCGCAGGCTTCGTTGTGGTAACCAAAGATAAAGCAGGCTTATGGACAGATTCCAGATACTTTGTTCAAGCCCCAATGGAGCTAGAAGGCTCAGGTATAGAATTGTTTAAAGAGGGCGTGGAAGGCACTCCCGATTACATTGATTGGCTCATTGAGCAGGTGCCACAAGGAGGCAAAGTAGGGGTAAATGCCCTTGCAACCTCGCACGCCAATTGGGAAAAATTAGAGCAAAAATTAAATGATAAAGGCATACAATTAATCCATATTCCGCTAATTGATGAGATTTGGGAAAATCGTGAAATCCAAAAATCCGAGGCAATTTTTGTGCATCCGCTTCAATATGCAGGCGAGAGTGTGCAGGAAAAATTAAACAGAATCAAAGAAAAAATGCACCAAAAAGGCGCAGACACTCATATTGTAACAGCGCTTGATGATGTCGCTTGGACCACCAATTTGCGCGGAAGCGATGTGGCGTTTAATCCCGTATTTTTAGGCTATTTATGCATTGAGGCTGATAAAACTACGCTCTTTGTAGCGCCTGAAAAAGTAACCGAAGAGGTAAGAAATCATTTGCAGCAAGCCCCTGTACAAATCAAGGATTATGATGCCTTTTTGCCCTACTTAGAAAATCTAAAAGGCAAAAATATTCTCCTAGCACCAAACGCTAATCAATTAATATTCTCAACTTTAAGTGCTGATAATAATATCATTGTAGCCCCAGCGCCAGGGAATTTATTCAAAGCAATTAAAAACGAAGCCGAGCTTGAAGGATTTAGAAAAGTAATGCTACGCGATGGCATTTCCCTTGTAAAATTCTTCTATTGGCTTAAAAATGCCGCAGGTAAAGAGGATTTAAATGAGTACAGCATAGGCGAAAAACTAAGAGAATTCAGAGCTCAGGGCGAGGCCTTTGTAGGCGAAAGTTTTGGCAGCATCGTTGGCTATCAGGGAAATGGTGCCGTAGTGCACTATTCCGCCACAAAGGATAAGGCTAAAAAGGTGAGAAACGAAGGCACTATTTTAATCGATTCAGGGGGGCAATACCGTGAAGGCACTACGGACATCACCCGCACATTAAGCTTAGGCGAGCCAAGCGCTGAGTTTAAAAAAGACTGGACACTGGTGCTAAAAGGTATGATAAATCTATCAAGCGCTCGTTTCCCAAAAGGCACTTGTGGCGTGCATTTGGATGCCCTTGCAAGGCTTCCGCTCTGGATGAACAACCGCGATTTTGGGCACGGAACGGGGCACGGCGTGGGTAGCTTTATGAATGTACACGAAGGCCCTCAAAACATTCGCAAGGATTTAAATCATACACAGCTCGTGCCAGGTATGGTGGTTTCTAACGAGCCAGGCCTATATCGCGAAAATCAATACGGAATTAGAATTGAAAATTTAATTGCCGTGACCAAGCACGCTACCTCTGAGTTCGGAGAGTTTTATAATTTTGAGACACTCACACTCTGTCCGCTTTTTTTGGATTGCTTAGCAGAAGAGCTATTAACCCCAGAAGAAAGAGCGTGGATTAATGACTATCACGCCCGCGTAGAGCAAGCCCTTGCGCCACATTTGGAGGGAGCAGAAAGGGAATTTTTGCACCACGAATGTAGAGCCATTTAA
- a CDS encoding OmpA family protein, whose product MKKFNLALGLAATLFVGANSYAQDASNPWGITIGAHAVDFTSAGRGVFDGFFDTDDYEIVPPLSKISVIRHLGGKFSADLTASIGEVSNKRMKVDDKLFINAGLGLRYRLLGKADKSYWFDPYLRIGATYHHYDYSGVNFTNSYKMGTGETVSGKFEGKKDYFMTQGGAGINFWFTDNFGLNIASDYNFTPGGDTSDFINFFQHTAGVTFKFGRQDRDKDGIEDSKDQCPDTPGLAQFNGCPDSDGDGIQDSLDNCPNEAGPKENNGCPWKDSDGDGLNDNVDNCPTQAGPRENNGCPWPDTDRDGFTDNVDKCPNEPGVAPDGCPVREEVIVAEKVERINVDFTVEFATNKADIRPVSNAKIDQKAQEIKELLAAYPNLKLNIDGYTDNTGRAEYNQKLSERRAASVVKALEQRGIPAGVLSARGFGQENPKCTNDTPEGRQCNRRVAVSVKSLR is encoded by the coding sequence ATGAAAAAATTTAATTTAGCGCTTGGATTAGCTGCAACCTTGTTTGTAGGAGCCAATTCTTATGCTCAGGATGCTAGCAATCCTTGGGGAATTACAATCGGAGCTCACGCCGTAGATTTCACATCAGCAGGCCGTGGAGTTTTTGATGGATTTTTTGACACAGACGATTATGAAATCGTGCCACCTTTATCAAAAATATCTGTTATCAGACATTTAGGTGGAAAATTCTCCGCAGATTTGACTGCCTCTATCGGAGAAGTGAGCAACAAGAGAATGAAAGTAGATGATAAACTATTCATCAACGCTGGTTTAGGTCTACGCTACCGCCTTTTAGGTAAAGCGGATAAAAGCTACTGGTTTGACCCATATTTGAGAATCGGTGCTACTTACCACCACTATGATTACAGCGGAGTGAACTTTACAAACTCTTACAAAATGGGTACTGGCGAAACAGTATCTGGTAAATTCGAAGGAAAGAAAGATTACTTTATGACGCAAGGAGGTGCTGGTATCAACTTCTGGTTTACAGATAATTTTGGGCTTAACATAGCTTCAGATTATAACTTTACCCCAGGGGGAGACACTTCAGACTTCATCAACTTCTTCCAGCACACAGCAGGTGTAACTTTCAAATTCGGAAGACAAGATAGAGATAAAGACGGAATCGAAGATAGTAAAGACCAATGTCCAGATACCCCAGGTTTAGCACAATTCAATGGCTGCCCAGACTCTGATGGTGATGGTATCCAAGATAGCTTAGACAACTGCCCTAACGAAGCAGGTCCAAAAGAAAACAACGGTTGCCCTTGGAAAGATTCTGATGGTGATGGATTAAACGATAATGTAGATAACTGCCCTACACAAGCAGGACCAAGAGAAAACAACGGATGTCCTTGGCCAGATACCGATCGTGACGGATTCACTGACAATGTAGACAAATGTCCAAACGAGCCAGGTGTAGCGCCAGATGGTTGCCCAGTGCGTGAGGAAGTAATCGTAGCTGAAAAAGTAGAAAGAATCAATGTAGACTTTACCGTAGAATTCGCTACTAATAAAGCCGATATCCGCCCAGTTTCTAACGCTAAAATCGACCAAAAAGCACAAGAAATCAAAGAATTATTAGCAGCTTATCCGAACTTAAAATTAAACATCGACGGATATACTGATAACACTGGTAGAGCAGAATACAATCAAAAACTCTCTGAAAGAAGAGCCGCCTCTGTGGTAAAAGCTTTAGAGCAAAGAGGTATCCCTGCAGGTGTATTAAGCGCTAGAGGTTTTGGTCAAGAAAATCCAAAATGTACTAACGATACTCCAGAAGGAAGACAGTGTAACAGACGCGTAGCAGTTTCAGTTAAATCTTTACGCTAA
- the smpB gene encoding SsrA-binding protein SmpB yields the protein MQKQVNIKNKKARFNYELIEEFTAGIQLMGTEIKSIRMGKASIAESFCEVKNGEVFIVNMHINEYDWGTHFNHKIKRDRKLLLHKREIQKLDRKTKESGLTIVPTLLYINSKGYAKLKIYLAKGKKLFDKRQVLKEKDIKRNLDRIQKIF from the coding sequence ATACAGAAGCAAGTAAATATTAAAAATAAAAAAGCACGCTTTAATTATGAGCTGATTGAGGAGTTTACAGCAGGAATTCAGCTCATGGGGACAGAGATTAAATCTATTCGCATGGGCAAGGCGAGTATTGCTGAAAGCTTTTGCGAGGTGAAGAATGGAGAGGTGTTCATCGTTAATATGCATATTAATGAGTATGATTGGGGCACGCATTTTAATCATAAAATTAAGCGCGACCGTAAATTACTTTTGCATAAAAGAGAAATCCAAAAATTGGATAGAAAAACAAAGGAATCTGGCCTCACGATAGTGCCTACTCTGCTGTATATCAATAGTAAAGGCTATGCGAAGCTTAAGATTTATTTAGCCAAAGGGAAGAAGCTTTTTGATAAAAGGCAGGTGTTAAAGGAAAAAGATATTAAAAGGAATTTAGATAGAATCCAAAAGATTTTTTAA